Genomic window (Dyadobacter fanqingshengii):
CCTGGAAGCGTATTCGGGTTTTTGAAGAACCTGTAACCGTATTGCCGGAAACTGTGAAGCAGCCTGCCAAAAAGGTAAAGAAAAGGCTGGATCCTGTGCTTGTATTGCCTGAAAACGAGTGGGTTGACAGCACATTGAAGTCTTTAAGCATTGAACAAAAAATCGGCCAGCTTTTCATGGTGGCCACATTCTCCAACCGCGAAGAATCTCATTATAAATACATTGACCGCCTGATCAGCGACTTCCATATCGGTGGCCTGATATTCTTTCAGGGCGGCCCGGTAGGACAAGCGCAGCTGACCAACCGCTATCAATCGCATTCCAACATTCCTTTGTTTATCGGCATCGACGGCGAATGGGGCCTGGGCATGCGCCTCGACAGTACGATATCCTTCCCAAAACAAATGGTGCTGGGTTCCATTCAGGACGACGCGCTTGTTTACAAAATGGGCAGCGACATTGCCAGACAATGCAGCCGTCTGGGAATACAGATTAATTTTGCACCCGTTTCCGACATTAACAGCAATCCCGGCAATCCGGTGATTGGCATACGTTCGTTTGGTGAAGACCGCGATAATGTGACGCGCAAAGCGATTGCTTATATGAAGGGTTTGCAGCATAATAAGATCATTGCCACTGCAAAGCATTTCCCCGGGCACGGCGATACGGATGCAGATTCACATTTCACATTGCCTGTTCTCACGCATTCCGTTGACCAGCTTACCGAAACGGATCTATATCCATATCGTGCCATGATTGCCGACAGTTTAATGGGCGTTTTGAATGGTCATTTATACATTCCCGCATTGGATAGCACGCCAAATCTGGCCAGCTCGCTTTCTGAAAAAGTGGTTACCGGACTTTTACGTAAAGACCTGGGATTCCGTGGTTTGGTTTTCACGGATGCCATGAATATGCGCGGTGTTTTGAAAACCGGAAAAGCAGCAGAAGTTAATCTGAAAGCATTGATCGCCGGAAACGACATTCTCCTTTATCCTGAAAGCATTGCCGAAACGGTTGCAAAGATCAAAGACGCGATTGATTCAAAAAGAATTAGTGAAAAGATCATTGATGATAAGGTAAAACGCATTTTGCAAGCCAAATATTGGTCGGGATTGAGCCAGTACAAACCCATTGATACCAATAATCTTTACGCAGACCTGAATACCGAAAAAAGCAAAGAACTGTATCGCGAACTGTGCGAGGCTTCGGTTACGGTTGTAAAAAACAATAATGATCTGCTGCCGATCGGGTCGGTTATCGATGACAAAATGGCTTCTGTGAGCATTGGGGAAGGAAGCAGCGTTGCATTTCAGAAAATGCTGTCCACATACAAGCCGATGCGCTCGTATACTTTTTACGAAGGTCCATCCTCGCAAGCGCAGATTGCTGAAATGCTTGGTTATCTGTCGAATTACAATACGGTGATTGTAGATGTGCACGGCCTAACTTCCAATCCGAGAAGCAATTATGGGGTTACCACCGGGATGGTGGATTTTGTAAACCAATTGAAACAACAAAACAAGAAAGTGATCCTTTGCTTGTTTGGAACACCATATAGCATTCAATTTTTCCCGGAAACAGATGTCCTTATCTGCGCCAGCCAGGACGGCAAGGATCAGCAGGAAATTGTTCCGCAAATCATTTTTGGTGCATTAAAATCACAGGGACGCTTACCGGTTTCGGTGCTTTCTTACCAAGCCGGAAGCGGCGTAACCACGACTGCCATTAACAGGATAGCGTTCGGAACGCCTGAAAGCGTTGGTATGGACGGCAGTTCATTGAAAAGAATCGACGAGCTGGCGACGGCCGCAGTGAATGATCATGTTTTTCCGGGTTGTGAAGTTTTGGTTGCGAGAAAAGGAAAGATTATATACGACAAACAATTCGGAGGGCTTAATTTCCGCACACCGGACCGTGTGACTTCGGAAACTATTTACGACCTCGCTTCTGTCACAAAAGTTTCGGCCACATTGCAGGCGGTTATGCTTTTATACGATCGCAAACAAATTGATTTAGATCAAAAAGCATCCACTTATTTGCCTGAATTAATGGGCACCAATAAGCAGAATTTCACGGTTCGGGATCTGCTTTTACACAGATCGGGCCTGGTTTCGTTTTATCCGCCGCTTTGGGACAGGACCAAAACCAGCGCTGGCGGCTTGCTTCCGGAATATTATAGTTCCAAAGCGGATACTGCTTATTATCTGCAAGTTGCACCGAAGCTTTTTGCCAAAGGCGCCATGCGTGATTCCGTGTGGAAATGGGTTGTGGAATCTCCTATGAACAACCGGAAAGACAGGTCAGGAAGTTACGGTTATCTGTACAGCGACCTGGGTTTTCTTACATTACAAAAAATCGTTGAAAAAGTAACCGGCCAGCCGCTCGACATTTTCGTTTCGGCCAACATTTACGAACCATTGGGCCTGGCTTATCTGGGTTTCAACCCGCTGCGCCGGTTTTCGGAAAAACAAATTGCGCCTACCGAACAGGATTACCGCTTCAGGAATCAGCTGCTTCAGGGAACTGTGCATGATCAGATGTCGGCCATTGTTGGCGGCGTTGCCGGACATGCCGGGCTTTTCGGAACGGCGCGCGACCTTGCTATTTTATTCCAAATGAACCTTTGGAAAGGCAGTTACGCGGGCCGGAGATATTATGAAACTGCAACTGTTCCGCTTTTTTCAAGGGTTTATGATGAATCGCATCACCGCGGCTTAGGCTGGGACAAGGCTCCGATTGATGGCAATAGTTCTTACGTATCACCACAGGCGTCTGTGAATTCCTTTGGCCATACAGGCTTTACCGGCACCATGGTTTGGATAGATCCGGAAGAAGATCTGGTATTTATTTTTCTGTCAAACCGCGTCAATCCTGATGCCGAAAACACAGCAATTACCACCCAGCGCACGCGTCGTAAAATTCAGGATGTAGTCTATAGTTCACTTATTGAAAGGAAAAGCGAGCTTCCTTAATCCAGTCGAAAGTGTATTTGAAAAATATCTCTAACTTTACCAGACAAACAGGTTAGCGGAAAGATATTAAGCCAATTACATGAAAAGAACATTTATTAAAAAGAGTATTTTTACGCTTCTGGCCGCTATTTTAAGCGTCGCAAACTCATTCGGCCAGACAGCAATTACAACGGGTGCCCTAAGCCCCACAGAGGTTTGTGCAGGTGGAAATGTTACTGTTAACTTCACCTTAACCGGCACAGCGCTCGCAACAACCACTTTTTCTGCGCAGCTTTCTGACGCAACAGGGGCATTCACCACGCCAACAGAAATCGGTTCAAGCGCCACAGCCACTCCAATATCCGCTACAATTCCGCTTGGGACAACACCTGGAGCAGCTTACAAAATTCGTGTAGTATCTGTTCCCGTAACGCCACCTGCTATCATCGGTTCCGAAAGCACTGCATTGAAAGTGAATGTTATTCCTGCAAAACCAACGGTAACGTCGCCTGTTCCGTATGAGCAAGGTGCAAAAGCTGTGGCATTAACAGCGACCGGAGCTGACCTCAAATGGTATAACGCTGCCACAGGCGGTGACGGTTCGGCAACTGCCCCTGTTCCAATAACCACCACTGAGGGAAGCAAAAGTTATTTTGTAAGCCAAACAGTAGGCGCATGCGAAAGTGCGCGGTCTGAAATTGTTGTAAATGTTACCAAAACTGCCTGCACACCGCCTGCGAAGCCGGTGGTAACATCACCGGTGTCTTATACGAAGGACCAGGCAGCGGTTCCGCTCAAAGCAACGGCACTGACAGGCGCAACATTAAATTGGTACGGAACCGATGCAACCGGTGGAAAAGCGTCAGTAACTGCCCCTACTCCATTAACAACCGCTATTGGGACTACAACTTTTTATGTAAGCCAAACACTGAATGATTGCGAAAGTGAGAGAGAGAAAATTATAGTGACTGTAACGGCTTGTACGCCGCCAAAAGCACCCGATGTTGCTAGTGTTTCTTATTGTATAGGAACACCAGAATCCAAATTAACTGCTACGGGCACCGCTCTGAAATGGTATGATAATGCTACCGATGGCGTAGGTTCTGCAACTGCTCCTACTCCTCCACGCTCATCAGCTGGAACAAAAAGCTATTTTGTTTCTCAAACAGTTGGAGGATGTGAAAGTCCAAGAGCCGAAATCAAGGTGAGCATTACTCAAACTGCCCCTCCTACTGTCGAAAACCTGGATTACTGCTTAAACGCAACTGCACCCACATTAACCGCAACCGGAAGCAACCTGAAATGGTATGCTGCTTCGTCAGGCGGAACCGGATCAGCCGCTGCGCCAACACCAACTACTACTGCGATTGGCACAAAAAGCTATTTTGTAAGTCAAACAGTTGGTGAT
Coding sequences:
- a CDS encoding glycoside hydrolase family 3 N-terminal domain-containing protein, whose protein sequence is MASVAWKRIRVFEEPVTVLPETVKQPAKKVKKRLDPVLVLPENEWVDSTLKSLSIEQKIGQLFMVATFSNREESHYKYIDRLISDFHIGGLIFFQGGPVGQAQLTNRYQSHSNIPLFIGIDGEWGLGMRLDSTISFPKQMVLGSIQDDALVYKMGSDIARQCSRLGIQINFAPVSDINSNPGNPVIGIRSFGEDRDNVTRKAIAYMKGLQHNKIIATAKHFPGHGDTDADSHFTLPVLTHSVDQLTETDLYPYRAMIADSLMGVLNGHLYIPALDSTPNLASSLSEKVVTGLLRKDLGFRGLVFTDAMNMRGVLKTGKAAEVNLKALIAGNDILLYPESIAETVAKIKDAIDSKRISEKIIDDKVKRILQAKYWSGLSQYKPIDTNNLYADLNTEKSKELYRELCEASVTVVKNNNDLLPIGSVIDDKMASVSIGEGSSVAFQKMLSTYKPMRSYTFYEGPSSQAQIAEMLGYLSNYNTVIVDVHGLTSNPRSNYGVTTGMVDFVNQLKQQNKKVILCLFGTPYSIQFFPETDVLICASQDGKDQQEIVPQIIFGALKSQGRLPVSVLSYQAGSGVTTTAINRIAFGTPESVGMDGSSLKRIDELATAAVNDHVFPGCEVLVARKGKIIYDKQFGGLNFRTPDRVTSETIYDLASVTKVSATLQAVMLLYDRKQIDLDQKASTYLPELMGTNKQNFTVRDLLLHRSGLVSFYPPLWDRTKTSAGGLLPEYYSSKADTAYYLQVAPKLFAKGAMRDSVWKWVVESPMNNRKDRSGSYGYLYSDLGFLTLQKIVEKVTGQPLDIFVSANIYEPLGLAYLGFNPLRRFSEKQIAPTEQDYRFRNQLLQGTVHDQMSAIVGGVAGHAGLFGTARDLAILFQMNLWKGSYAGRRYYETATVPLFSRVYDESHHRGLGWDKAPIDGNSSYVSPQASVNSFGHTGFTGTMVWIDPEEDLVFIFLSNRVNPDAENTAITTQRTRRKIQDVVYSSLIERKSELP